Proteins encoded within one genomic window of Spiroplasma sabaudiense Ar-1343:
- a CDS encoding Gfo/Idh/MocA family protein: MIKIATIGTSEICSQFARAAKKNISLKITCVYSRVLEKAKTFIKDNDIKTAKAVDKFETIVDEVDAVYIASPNGLHYEQAKYFLLQQKHVLIEKPITLDAHQALELGQIATMNNVFVMEAFKTIHLPQFKHLVDWVEENNPFLANLSFNQYSSRMSSVKGGIFESVFDAKLGKGSTYDTLIYPVELAISLFGPVKEVKAMAHLLPNGVALNNVVILKHENDTLVSITNSKSSHGQIGSELLSDSSTLVFQNLTRLTEIAITNHNDLKNPEMKNFLNQDAFDFEIQTFIEMINNQEYNLRDYLLEISIEAIRVLNLIESNHEKIGEN; this comes from the coding sequence ATGATTAAAATTGCCACAATAGGAACTAGTGAGATTTGCAGTCAATTTGCAAGGGCTGCCAAAAAAAATATATCTTTGAAAATTACTTGTGTCTATTCGCGAGTTTTAGAAAAAGCCAAAACTTTTATTAAGGATAACGATATTAAAACTGCTAAAGCTGTTGATAAATTTGAAACAATTGTTGATGAAGTTGATGCAGTCTACATCGCTTCTCCTAATGGATTGCACTATGAGCAAGCCAAGTATTTTCTTTTGCAACAAAAACATGTGCTAATCGAAAAACCAATAACCTTAGATGCTCATCAAGCTTTGGAACTGGGTCAAATTGCAACAATGAATAATGTTTTTGTAATGGAGGCTTTTAAAACTATTCACCTTCCACAATTTAAACATTTGGTTGATTGAGTTGAGGAAAATAATCCTTTTTTAGCAAACCTTTCATTTAATCAATATTCGAGTCGAATGAGTTCAGTTAAAGGTGGAATCTTTGAATCAGTATTTGACGCTAAATTAGGAAAGGGTTCCACTTACGATACTCTAATTTATCCAGTTGAATTAGCGATTAGTTTATTTGGTCCAGTTAAAGAAGTAAAGGCGATGGCTCACTTATTACCAAACGGAGTAGCTTTAAATAATGTTGTTATTTTGAAGCACGAAAACGATACGTTAGTTTCAATTACAAATTCAAAATCAAGTCATGGTCAAATTGGTAGTGAACTACTATCTGATTCTAGTACCTTGGTTTTTCAAAATTTGACTCGACTTACAGAAATTGCCATTACCAATCATAATGATTTGAAAAATCCCGAAATGAAAAACTTTTTAAATCAAGATGCTTTCGATTTTGAAATTCAAACATTCATTGAAATGATTAATAATCAAGAATATAATTTAAGAGATTACCTTTTAGAGATTAGCATTGAAGCAATCAGAGTTTTAAATCTAATTGAAAGCAATCATGAGAAAATAGGAGAAAATTAA
- the nagA gene encoding N-acetylglucosamine-6-phosphate deacetylase encodes MLFKNAKIVLENQIIELGFLKVEGTKITKIGEGKCDEPGIDLQGSWILPGFIDVHVHGGYGTDFETGTVAGYNNFAQKVAQEGITKYLQAAVTNSIADNQKILKEFSNFMSQQNGLSQSRCLGAHLEGPFISPERKGAHELKLLMAPNIGIMEELVKLANNTIRMVTYASDLQDGEFTKFLLSQNIIPSAGHSNMRASQFEADYQIGIRHITHLFNGMSGVSQHEPGLATAALLHDDVVVEVITDGIHIQPETLKLIYKIKGPNGIIVITDAMNAKGLPDGDYKLGGLEVEKEGIKVVLKGTSTLAGAGATYDYNVRFFLKTCGFSMTDLIKMTSINAAKQLQIFDQTGSIALNKLADLVILDKDLKVVKTISEGKIVFGE; translated from the coding sequence ATGCTGTTTAAAAATGCAAAAATTGTTTTAGAAAATCAAATTATAGAATTAGGTTTTTTAAAAGTTGAGGGAACAAAAATCACAAAAATTGGTGAAGGAAAATGTGATGAACCAGGTATCGATCTTCAAGGTTCGTGAATATTGCCTGGATTTATTGATGTTCATGTTCACGGAGGTTATGGAACTGATTTTGAAACCGGAACAGTGGCTGGCTACAATAACTTTGCTCAAAAAGTAGCCCAAGAAGGAATTACAAAATACTTACAAGCGGCAGTTACCAATAGTATTGCTGATAATCAAAAAATTTTAAAAGAATTTAGCAACTTCATGAGTCAGCAAAATGGTTTATCTCAATCTCGATGTCTTGGAGCACATTTAGAGGGGCCGTTTATTTCCCCAGAACGAAAAGGAGCACACGAGCTAAAACTATTGATGGCACCCAACATTGGGATAATGGAAGAATTGGTGAAGTTAGCAAATAATACAATTCGTATGGTGACTTATGCAAGTGACTTACAAGATGGTGAGTTTACAAAATTTTTATTAAGTCAAAATATTATTCCAAGTGCAGGTCACAGTAATATGAGGGCAAGTCAGTTTGAAGCTGACTATCAAATTGGAATTAGACATATTACCCACTTGTTTAATGGAATGAGTGGTGTTAGCCAACACGAGCCAGGTTTAGCAACAGCTGCTTTATTACACGATGATGTTGTTGTTGAAGTTATTACTGATGGCATTCACATTCAACCAGAAACCCTAAAATTAATTTATAAAATTAAAGGTCCAAACGGAATTATTGTTATCACTGATGCTATGAACGCTAAAGGGCTTCCAGATGGAGATTATAAACTCGGAGGCTTAGAGGTTGAAAAAGAAGGAATAAAAGTGGTTTTAAAAGGAACTTCGACTCTTGCTGGAGCTGGGGCAACTTATGATTACAATGTGCGCTTCTTTTTAAAAACTTGTGGTTTTTCAATGACAGATTTAATTAAAATGACTTCAATTAACGCTGCAAAGCAGCTACAAATCTTTGATCAAACTGGGAGCATCGCTTTAAATAAACTAGCAGACTTAGTAATTTTGGATAAAGATTTGAAAGTTGTGAAGACAATTTCTGAAGGAAAAATTGTCTTTGGAGAATAA
- the scm1 gene encoding motility-associated protein Scm1, producing the protein MRNKALTIATITSTSFFILCLIVIFSLVPAIDSDAIFNQLRPNGGEVNEGYWDVVASNVQNPFSLAYFALGFFSFNGMIKIGVPFVFGCFVLFLVILLPISFIGFFFFGGIYCYKILIDRTKQYRYDEIRKINQWIIYVAGISAIVFLAIGFIIFLSMESNLKDSGILSAWGGTHNNQQIVNIKLIHVFEYITGLKYLFSSHLTGLLTSGINDHLNSLGPSFQNWSVNEGLVITSLVFLVILSPIASIVAVNAIVFRFAAMYSNKSRDEIQHFHNWIDYRGIYTKREFREMLFKNLWFWVAVGGFALSILAPGVIHDYSQPEHFIVTTVVLIIAVLTFIPTIVQRILIGKIVKIAQHKIMFFQQVLLIIVGVIVQLVLWLGFKDLFNYSETFAVLIPITSITIGLISLTFFIKKII; encoded by the coding sequence ATGAGAAACAAAGCGTTAACAATAGCAACAATAACATCAACTTCATTTTTTATCTTGTGTTTAATCGTGATTTTTAGTTTAGTCCCAGCCATTGACAGTGACGCTATTTTTAACCAACTTCGCCCCAATGGTGGAGAAGTCAATGAAGGTTATTGAGATGTTGTTGCAAGCAACGTTCAAAACCCGTTCTCCTTAGCATACTTCGCCTTGGGCTTCTTTTCGTTTAATGGAATGATAAAAATTGGGGTTCCTTTTGTTTTTGGATGTTTTGTCCTATTTTTGGTAATTTTATTACCAATTAGTTTTATTGGCTTTTTCTTTTTTGGAGGAATTTATTGCTATAAAATCCTTATTGATCGAACCAAACAATATCGCTATGATGAAATTAGAAAAATTAATCAGTGAATTATTTATGTGGCTGGAATTTCTGCTATTGTTTTTTTGGCTATCGGATTTATTATTTTTTTATCAATGGAATCCAATCTTAAAGATTCAGGAATACTTAGTGCCTGAGGGGGAACTCATAATAACCAGCAAATCGTTAATATTAAATTAATTCATGTTTTTGAGTATATAACTGGTCTAAAATATTTATTTAGTTCTCATTTAACTGGACTGTTGACTTCAGGAATAAATGACCATTTAAATTCGCTTGGACCAAGTTTTCAAAACTGAAGTGTTAACGAGGGATTGGTAATTACATCATTGGTATTCTTGGTAATTTTAAGTCCAATTGCATCAATTGTGGCTGTTAACGCAATTGTCTTTCGTTTTGCAGCAATGTATTCAAATAAAAGTCGCGATGAAATTCAACACTTCCATAACTGAATTGATTATCGCGGTATTTATACAAAACGTGAATTTAGGGAAATGTTATTTAAGAATTTATGATTTTGAGTTGCAGTTGGAGGTTTTGCACTTTCAATTCTGGCCCCAGGAGTAATTCATGACTATAGCCAACCAGAGCATTTCATTGTTACAACTGTGGTTCTAATTATTGCCGTCTTAACTTTTATTCCAACAATAGTTCAAAGAATTTTAATTGGAAAAATTGTTAAGATTGCCCAACACAAAATTATGTTTTTTCAGCAAGTGCTATTAATTATTGTCGGGGTAATTGTGCAATTAGTTTTATGACTTGGGTTTAAGGACTTATTTAATTACAGTGAAACTTTTGCGGTTTTAATCCCAATTACTTCAATCACAATTGGACTAATATCATTGACGTTCTTTATTAAAAAAATTATTTAA
- the recD2 gene encoding SF1B family DNA helicase RecD2, whose product MSTKKYRGFLSKFLFINESGWGIGLFIDEDNKNHQMRIKGPIGQMQTKIIYEIQGNLEDHPKYGQALEVSSFKIADSTTIKQAIGFLSSDLFPTIGKKTAEQIVDFLGVDAIKKIRQDPEIIKTVPDISHSAIEIITSVVNRVDQEQELVEIFTMNGLRLPFLNQMLKWHDDKNELLEIFKTDFYSYSRKNSFQPFLEVDRVSLYFGVEKYGVVRISAWIYEIIKEILFTTGHTFTTSEVLIAETRKRLQVSRETVIEALVFCKNQKTLVFDNHKIYSDESWSDEEEIITTIKTITSRANLKPTLENFSEDDLIQEIEQEIETSFKIPNFQYDDFQRAALKSFLSSNILILTGGPGTGKTMVINGMVRLYQKIYGSQNFALGAPTGRAASRITETTNFKATTIHKLLKASGDDVFEINASNPLDLDLIILDEASMLSNHLFADFLRGTSPVKKLVLVGDVEQLPSVSYGNLFEDLITANKFPTIKLTKIFRQKERNGIIELATAISQGQPQNLEFENLKNIHFLFEENNQINSENLIKTYQALVAKQPVGNLNYLQVICPYYKGELGINNLNTIIQKKFNGNLLKGDKIFKKGEMKFAINDKVMYLKNDSTLELSNGDMGIINLLKFENKKFTSALVEFNNRDIVLKNSNFSELTLSYAISVHKSQGSEYNNVILILDPSSNNYFLTKKIIYTAITRAKENLYIIGSQESFWKGLEKITASRKTTLVEKIQKNF is encoded by the coding sequence ATGAGTACTAAAAAATATCGCGGGTTTTTATCAAAATTTTTATTTATTAATGAAAGTGGCTGAGGAATTGGTCTGTTCATTGATGAGGATAATAAAAATCATCAAATGCGAATTAAAGGACCGATTGGTCAAATGCAAACAAAAATCATTTATGAAATTCAAGGAAATTTAGAAGACCATCCAAAATACGGCCAAGCTCTTGAGGTTAGTTCTTTTAAAATCGCTGACTCAACAACAATTAAACAAGCAATTGGGTTCTTGTCATCTGATTTATTCCCAACAATTGGTAAAAAAACCGCAGAGCAAATTGTTGATTTTTTAGGGGTTGATGCCATAAAAAAAATTCGTCAAGACCCTGAAATCATTAAAACTGTCCCAGATATTTCACACAGTGCAATTGAAATAATTACAAGTGTGGTTAATCGAGTGGATCAGGAGCAAGAACTAGTTGAGATTTTCACAATGAACGGTTTGCGACTGCCATTTTTAAATCAAATGCTAAAGTGACATGATGATAAAAATGAGCTCCTAGAAATTTTCAAAACAGATTTTTATAGTTACTCGCGAAAAAATAGCTTTCAACCATTTTTGGAAGTTGATCGGGTTTCCCTTTATTTTGGGGTTGAGAAATACGGGGTCGTTCGAATTTCAGCTTGAATTTATGAAATTATTAAAGAGATTTTATTTACAACTGGACATACTTTTACTACTTCTGAGGTTTTGATTGCTGAAACAAGAAAGCGCTTGCAAGTTTCTCGAGAGACTGTTATTGAAGCTTTGGTGTTTTGTAAAAATCAAAAAACTTTAGTTTTTGATAATCACAAAATTTACTCAGATGAAAGTTGAAGTGATGAGGAAGAAATTATTACTACAATCAAAACAATTACATCGCGAGCTAATTTAAAACCAACACTTGAAAATTTTAGTGAAGATGATTTAATACAAGAAATCGAACAAGAAATCGAAACTAGTTTTAAAATTCCAAATTTTCAATATGATGATTTTCAAAGAGCAGCATTGAAATCATTTTTAAGTTCTAATATTTTAATTTTAACTGGGGGACCAGGAACTGGTAAAACTATGGTAATTAATGGGATGGTGCGGTTATACCAAAAAATTTATGGATCTCAAAATTTTGCTCTTGGGGCACCGACGGGTCGAGCAGCAAGTCGTATCACAGAAACAACTAATTTTAAGGCAACAACAATTCATAAACTATTGAAAGCTAGTGGAGATGATGTTTTTGAAATTAATGCCAGCAATCCTTTAGATTTAGATTTAATAATTTTAGATGAAGCCAGTATGCTAAGTAATCATTTATTTGCAGATTTTTTACGAGGGACAAGCCCTGTTAAAAAACTAGTTTTAGTTGGTGACGTGGAACAACTTCCCAGTGTTAGTTATGGGAATTTATTTGAGGATTTAATTACTGCTAATAAATTTCCAACAATTAAATTAACAAAAATTTTTCGTCAAAAAGAACGCAACGGAATTATTGAATTAGCAACTGCCATTTCTCAAGGACAACCCCAAAATCTTGAATTTGAAAATTTGAAAAACATTCATTTTTTATTTGAAGAAAATAATCAAATCAATTCAGAAAATTTAATTAAAACTTATCAAGCTCTTGTGGCAAAACAACCTGTTGGTAATTTAAACTACTTGCAAGTGATTTGTCCATATTATAAAGGGGAGTTGGGGATTAATAATTTAAACACGATAATTCAAAAAAAATTTAATGGAAATTTACTAAAAGGTGATAAAATTTTTAAAAAGGGAGAAATGAAATTTGCAATAAACGATAAAGTGATGTATTTAAAAAATGACTCAACTCTTGAACTTTCAAATGGTGATATGGGAATAATCAACCTCTTAAAATTTGAAAATAAAAAATTCACTAGTGCCCTTGTAGAATTTAATAATCGTGATATTGTCTTGAAAAACAGCAATTTCTCAGAATTGACTTTGAGTTATGCAATTAGTGTTCACAAAAGCCAGGGAAGTGAATATAACAATGTGATTTTAATCTTAGACCCTAGTTCTAATAATTATTTTTTAACAAAAAAAATTATTTATACAGCAATTACAAGAGCTAAAGAGAATCTCTACATTATAGGTAGCCAAGAGTCATTTTGAAAAGGTTTGGAGAAAATAACCGCTTCGAGAAAAACAACTCTTGTAGAAAAAATCCAAAAGAATTTTTAG
- the parC gene encoding DNA topoisomerase IV subunit A produces MAKDELNLLEEKGIIDFPLENLVGDRFGRYAKYIIQERALPDVRDGLKPVQRRILYAMNELGITSDKQHKKSARIVGEVIGKYHPHGDTSVYDALVRMSQSWKLGSPLIDMQGNNGSIDGDSAAAMRYTETRLAKLSGLLLKDLEKNTVLFAPNFDDSEKEPTVLPAYFPNILANGASGIAAGYATNMPPHNLGEIIDATIAMINEPSITLQKISQIVKGPDFPTGGIARGIEGIESAFDTGKGRVFIQSKTHEENGHLVITEIPYEVIKQDLVRKIGEVVDANPGIGVREVRDETDRTGLRIVIELAPETDFELTRKFLFKNTPLQISYNYNNVVIVNKQPMQLGILKILQAYIDHHRETYTKRTDFELAKALKRLEIIEGLIKAISILDEVIAIIRNSANRSEAINNLVTRFEFSEVQGGAIVDLRLYRLTSTDIVKLQEEHSGLSAQIKHYNLILNDSNAMNNEIIKNLNEIKNEFAIPRRTQILDTIESLDVEIKQTLVEKEYNIWISRDGYLKALEPNQIGKFGFEEFKRRPNDLWIANVPATTLQHLILVSSAGVYYSIPVFKINSSKWKETGMHINQIATMNGNEKIIAAFVVNSFENAKQEILVASQNAMIKRTPVESMVTKMFSKAFKIMKLSDGDRLVSASLVTSKTKFVTMVTQNGFSVRYDIEEIPSASVTAKGVKSCSAKDEKIIAGKAFDNEDIVIITNKGNIKKIKPEMIPLMNRPKKGVRLYPWNKKRDEFVLDLFSAQANETLCLLDEEDNLKQLNVNTLKYSDLEEINNDLDMGEIEAAIIEKNYIIQNNDIPKSPRSSDNDSENEEEGNDLKK; encoded by the coding sequence ATGGCAAAAGATGAACTAAATTTACTTGAAGAAAAAGGAATAATTGACTTCCCATTAGAAAACCTGGTGGGAGATCGATTTGGTCGTTATGCAAAATATATAATTCAAGAGCGTGCATTACCTGATGTTCGTGATGGTTTAAAACCAGTTCAAAGACGAATTTTATATGCGATGAATGAACTTGGAATAACAAGTGATAAGCAACATAAAAAATCAGCACGTATTGTTGGTGAGGTAATTGGTAAGTACCACCCTCACGGTGACACCTCAGTTTATGATGCTCTAGTACGTATGTCACAAAGTTGAAAGCTTGGAAGTCCATTAATTGATATGCAAGGAAATAATGGTTCAATTGATGGGGATAGTGCCGCTGCCATGCGTTATACTGAAACCCGACTAGCTAAACTATCAGGACTGCTATTAAAAGATTTAGAAAAAAATACAGTTTTATTTGCTCCTAACTTTGATGATTCTGAAAAAGAGCCAACTGTTTTACCAGCATACTTCCCTAATATATTAGCCAATGGTGCTAGTGGAATTGCGGCTGGTTATGCCACTAATATGCCACCGCATAACTTGGGGGAAATTATTGATGCAACAATAGCAATGATAAATGAACCAAGCATTACTTTGCAAAAAATTTCTCAAATTGTTAAAGGTCCAGATTTTCCGACCGGAGGAATTGCTCGTGGTATTGAGGGGATTGAAAGTGCCTTTGATACAGGTAAAGGTCGAGTTTTTATTCAGTCAAAAACTCATGAAGAAAATGGTCACTTAGTTATTACTGAAATTCCTTACGAAGTTATTAAGCAAGATTTAGTTAGAAAAATCGGAGAAGTAGTTGACGCCAATCCTGGAATTGGTGTCCGAGAGGTTCGTGATGAAACCGACAGAACTGGTTTAAGAATTGTTATTGAACTGGCTCCTGAAACTGATTTCGAGTTAACAAGAAAATTTTTATTTAAAAACACTCCTTTACAAATTTCTTACAATTACAATAATGTTGTAATTGTCAATAAACAACCAATGCAACTTGGAATTTTAAAAATTTTACAAGCTTATATAGACCACCATCGTGAAACTTATACTAAGAGAACTGACTTTGAATTAGCAAAAGCATTAAAACGTCTAGAAATAATTGAAGGATTAATTAAAGCCATCTCAATTTTAGATGAGGTAATTGCGATAATTAGAAACTCAGCAAATCGTAGTGAAGCTATTAATAATTTAGTAACAAGATTTGAATTTAGTGAAGTTCAAGGGGGAGCAATTGTTGACTTGCGACTTTACCGATTAACTTCAACAGATATTGTCAAACTCCAAGAAGAGCATTCGGGTCTATCAGCACAAATTAAACATTACAACTTGATTTTAAATGATAGTAATGCAATGAATAACGAAATTATTAAAAACCTAAATGAAATTAAAAACGAATTTGCAATACCGCGAAGAACACAAATTCTTGATACTATTGAAAGTTTGGATGTTGAAATTAAACAAACACTTGTTGAAAAAGAATATAACATTTGAATTTCACGAGATGGTTATTTAAAAGCCCTTGAACCAAATCAAATTGGAAAATTTGGTTTTGAAGAGTTTAAACGTCGACCAAACGACTTGTGAATTGCAAATGTACCAGCAACAACCTTACAGCATTTAATTTTAGTTTCTTCAGCGGGAGTATATTATTCAATTCCTGTCTTCAAAATTAATTCTAGCAAGTGAAAAGAAACCGGAATGCACATTAACCAAATCGCAACAATGAACGGAAATGAAAAAATTATTGCTGCTTTTGTGGTTAACTCGTTTGAAAATGCAAAACAAGAAATTTTGGTTGCTTCACAAAATGCAATGATAAAACGAACTCCAGTTGAAAGCATGGTTACCAAAATGTTTTCTAAGGCCTTCAAAATTATGAAACTTTCAGATGGTGATCGACTAGTTTCAGCGTCACTTGTAACTTCAAAAACCAAATTCGTAACAATGGTAACTCAGAATGGTTTTTCAGTGCGCTATGATATTGAAGAAATTCCTTCAGCTAGTGTCACTGCCAAAGGGGTAAAATCATGTTCTGCCAAAGATGAAAAAATTATTGCTGGTAAAGCATTCGATAATGAAGATATTGTTATTATTACAAATAAAGGGAATATTAAAAAAATTAAACCCGAAATGATTCCGTTAATGAACCGTCCAAAAAAAGGTGTTCGCCTTTATCCATGAAATAAAAAGCGTGATGAATTTGTGCTAGATTTATTTTCTGCACAAGCCAACGAAACTTTGTGTTTGCTTGATGAAGAAGATAATTTAAAACAATTAAACGTTAATACTCTAAAATATTCTGATTTAGAAGAAATTAACAACGATTTAGATATGGGTGAAATTGAAGCAGCAATCATTGAAAAAAACTACATTATTCAAAATAATGATATTCCCAAATCCCCACGAAGCTCAGATAATGATAGCGAAAACGAAGAAGAGGGTAACGATTTAAAAAAGTAG